TCCGAAAATCGAGACTTCTTCATCTTGCCCTCCGTGAGGCAATCTTTACCAGAAATCTCTATTTATCAATGGCTCGGTTTTAGGGGAAGGCTACAATTTCTCCTTGCGATGAAAGGTGGCTCATAGTTTTGCAACAAATGCTGTTATTAGTATATTTTTGTAGATTTTTGTTCAGCTACTTATTCAGATATGTATGTTTAATTTATGAATATATATTTTAATATGAATTCAGAGCGTTATGGATGCGCAGTAAGAAGTCATGCTGAATCTTTGATTCATACTATCAAACACAGGATAATCGGATGACCCGAACCGGGATTGCACCAAGGAGGAACGGCAAGATGAAAGACAGGCGTTTTGTATACCACGGGATGTTTTGGGTGATGGTTGTCGTGTTTTTGATTCCGGCGCTGTCCCCGGCTCAACTACTCGTGGTCCAGGAGAGAAGCACCGGGATCGAGCCCTTGGGCGCCCCGGGGGTGGAGTCGGTGCTGATGAACGTGTCCCAGGGCGGCGATTCCCTGAAGGCTTCCATCCAGTCCGCCATGGATTCCAATCCCAAGTTTTTGAGTCAGAAGCACGCGTATTCAATTTCGCACGATGCATACCGCGAGTCCTACGGCGCGCTTCTGCCGCAGCTGGATTTCATGGCCAGGGGCGGTTATGGCCTGCGACGCAACGACACGACCATCGCCAGGGAGGCTGACGGTCAGGGCGAGGAATGGTCCGACGAGCAGCGTCTGGTCCTGTCCCAGCTGCTCTTCGACGGCGGCCTGACGCGGTCCAGGGTTGAGGCCGACAAGCTGTACTCCGAGTCCAAGAAGGAGGAGCTCTTCAACACGGCCGAGGATGTCGGTCTCAGCGCCACGCAGTATTTTTTGGATGTGATCCGGGCCCGGGGGCTGGTGGAGCTTTGCGTGCGCAACATCGAGGAGCACGAGAAGCTGCTTGACCTGACACGCATCCGCCTCGGGAGCGGTGGCGGCACGCAGGCTGACGTGACCCAGGCCGAAGCGGCGCTGCAGGAGGCGCGTTCACGGCTGATCCAGGCCAACCAGGCCCTGGACGACGCCGAGGCGGGCTATGCCCGATTTTTCGGTGACAAGCCCGGTGTTTTATCCATGCCCGAGCCGCCGTTGCTGGCCATCCCGCAGAGCGAGGCCATCGCCATCAGCATGGCCCGGGACGGCAACCGCGCCCTGAAGGCGGCCCGCCTGGCCGTGCAGCAGAAGGAACTGGAGATCAAGTCGGCCAAAGGTGCGTATATGCCCAAGCTGCATGCCAAGGTTTCCGCCGCCCGTTCGGACAACACGGGTGGTTACGAGGCAAGCTACCACGACGCCTCCGCCATGCTGGAAATGAACCTCAATCTTTACCGCGGCGGTTCTGACGCCGCTTCCATCCGCAAGTCCAAAAATGAGAAGCTGCGCGCCGAGCAGGATGCCCTGGATGTCGAGCGTCAGGTGGAGGAAGATGTGCGCACGGCGTACAGCTTCTACAAGGCCACGGGCAAGCTGCTGCCTGTGCTGCGCAACCTGACGAACGAAAATGCGCAGGTGGTTTCGAGTTACACGGATCAGTTTCGCATGGGGCAGCGCACTCTTGTCGATCTTGTCTCTGCACAGAAAAGTCTGTTCAGTTCACAGCAGGTGTACCTGAACGGCATGACGGCGCATACTTTTTCATACTATCGACTTTGCATGCCCGTTTCCCAGCTCATGAGCGCCCTTGGCGTGGATCTCAAGGTCAAGGACCTTGGCGAGGCCAAATAGCTGGCCAAGGGCGTTGTCAAGGATACACCGTTCCTGTCTCCCTTCATTTTCCCTGAATGGCCGTTTATAACGGCTGTTCAGGGAAAATTTATTTGCTGGAGCAAGAAGATCGTTCCGTTGGATCACCTTATAGTGGCATTAGGGTTCTCCCAACTTTTCACGTGTTCCGGATATGTCCATATTCGTCCGGTTGGCGCCTTGCCGCCGGACGTCTCTGCATGATTCGCGGCAGCTAAGCCGGTCCCGTCAACATTGGCCGGGTCAAGCTCTTTTCCATATTTTCAGATTACGACGTGACGGAGGATGTACTTGCTTAAATTTGTTCTGTTGGGTTAATTTGTCGGGAATCAAACAGGAGGTATGGTGCATGCAAATGAAGAAAAAGGATTCCGGTGGATGGAATCCATATCTGGCCGGTGCCCTGGTTGGCGTGCTGGCCATTTTGTCAGCCTATGCCACGACGGTCTGGCTCGGGAAAACAAGTTATCTGGGAGCTTCCACCACATTTGTGCGCGGCGCGGGTGTGATTGAACAGCAGATTGCTCCGGAGCACGTACAGGCCAACGAATATTTCGTTAAACAAAAGGTGAAGATTGACTGGCAGTTCATGCTGGTCCTCGGTATCTTTGCCGGAGCGTTCATCGCCTCATGCACTGACAAGAGTTTCAAGCTCGAAAGCGTTCCTCCAACCTGGGAAAAACATTTCGGGCCATCAGTTGGAAAACGCGCCGTCTGGGCTTTCTTGGGCGGGATCGTGGCCATGATGGGCGCGCGCATGGCCAGCGGCTGCCCGAGTGGTCATGGTCTCAGCGGCATGATGCAGCTTTCCGTCAGCGCTTTTGTGGCTCTGGGCATGTTTTTTGGCGTGGGCATAATCGTGGCGGGGTTCATTTACGGAAGGAGGTCACGATGAGCACGGATCAAATCCTCGGATTGGTGACCGGCATCCTCTTTGGTTTTTTGTTGCAGAAGGGCCGGGTATTGCGCTTCGAGAAACAGGTCGGGGCCATGTTGCTTAAAGACATGACCATTCTCAAGTTCATGCTCTCCGCCATCATTGTCGGCATGGTAGGCATTGCCCTGATGTCCAGCGCAGGGATGATCACCCTGGGCCACAAGTCCATGAACGTGGGCGCGGTTCTTGTCGGCGGAGCTTTGTTCGGTGCCGGTTGGGCAGTCATGGGCTACTGCCCAGGCACCTCCATGGGGGCGCTTGGAGAAGGACGCTGGCACGCCATCTTCGCCATTGCCGGCATGTTGGCGGGCGCGGCAATCTACGCGGAACTGTATCCCTTTTTTCAGCGCACGGTTCTGTCTTGGGCCGACTACGGCAAGATTGGACTGCCCGAGGCTCTGGGCGTTTCGCCCTGGGTCGTGATTATCGTGTTTATCTGCGTTGTGCTGGGGCTTTTCCGCTGGTTTGAGAGCCGGGGGCTCTAGGCGTTTTCAATTCGATATTTTTCGGCAAGCGGCCCGGTGCCGTCATGGCCTTGCGGCCCGCCGGAACTCCTTCTCCGGCCTCGTAGAGTTGAATCGTTGCGTGCCGGACGGAAATCGAGGGCGCTCACAGGCAACGATTCAACAAACGATGCCTGGATCAGTCAGACAGCCGACGGGCCCCAAGACCATGACAGCCCCGGGCTTTGTGGCGTCGATGGGGTACGATTTTGATTTTAAGGATTGGTTTGACGGTGTTTCGCTGAGAGTTTGGAAGAGTTTTTTTGCGGGAAGCGGCCCGGTGCCGCCATGGCCTTGGGGCCCGCCGGAACTCCTTCTCCGGCTTCGTAGAGTTGAATCGTTGCGTGCCGGACGGACAATCGAGGCCGCTCACAGGCAACGTTTCAACAAACGATGCCTGGTTCAGTCAGACAGCCGACGGACCCCAAGACCATGACGGCCCCGGGCCTTGTGGCGGCGATGGGGTAAGATTTTGATTTTAAGGATTGGTTTGAGGGTGTTTTGCTGAGAGTTTGGAAGAGTTTTTTGCGGCAAGTACAGAAATGAAAAAAGCGCCTCCGGCCGGGTTTCGGCTGGAGGCGCTTGATGTTTTGTGAGCGTGCGAGTCTAGTACTTGATGGACGAAAAACGCATCAGTTTGTCCCACTGGTGGGTAGAGGTGATGCGGCGGATGGTGCCGGTCTTCCCGCGCAGGACCAGAGAGTGCGTGGTAGCTCCCGTGCCGGTGTAGGAAACGCCGCCCAGGAACGTGCCGCCCGAAATGCCCGTGGCCGCGAAGAAGACGTTGTCGTCGCGGATGAGCGTGTCCGTGGTCAGCACCTGGTTCAGGTCCAGTCCGAATTCGAGCACGTTCTTGCGTTCGGATTCGGACTGGGGATCGAATTGGGCCAGGATCTCTCCGCCAAGAGCCTTGATGGCGCAGGCCGCCAAAACTCCTTCGGGAGTGCCGCCGGTGCCGAACATCATGTCCACGTTGGATGATGGATCGACGGCCATGAGCGCCCCGGCCACGTCACCGTCGGTGTGCAGCTGGATGCGCGCCCCGGCGGTGCGGATCTGGGCGATGAGGTCTTTGTGGCGGGGTTTGTCCAGAACGAAGATGACCAGATCCTCGACCTTTTTGCCAAGGGCCCTGGCCGTGGCCTCAAGATTGTGGGCCACGGGGGCGTTCATGTCGACCACGCCCTTGGCCGGAGCCGGAACCACAAGCTTCTTCATGTAATAGCTCGGGCCCGGATTGAACATGGTTCCGGCTGGAGCCAGTCCGACCACGGCAATGGCGTTGGGCCGTCCGTAGGCCAGCAGATTGGTGCCCTCGACAGGATCGACAGCCACGTCCACGGCCGCGCCACGGCCCGTGCCGATGTGCTCGCCGTTGTAGAGCATGGGAGCTTCGTCCTTCTCTCCCTCGCCGATGACGATGCGGCCATCGATATCCAGGGTGTTGAAGGACAGCCGCATGGCGTCCACGGCAGCTCCGTCGCCCTCGTTCTTGGCGCCCTTGCCGAGCCAACGGGCCGAGGCCAGAGCCGCGGCTTCAGTGACCCGGACCAGGTCCATGGCCAGATTTCGTTGCGGGGCTTCCATGCTATTCCTTGATGAACTTGATCAGGTTGGCGGTGGTGAATCCGTATTTTTCCTTCAGCACGCCAGCCGGAGCTGAAGCTCCGAAGTGGTTGATTCCCCACACTTTTCCGTCCAGGCCGACGTATTTGTACCACAGGTCCGAGCGTCCGGCCTCGATGGCCACGCGGCGGGTGATGGAGCGGGGCATGACGGATTCGCGGTACTGTGCGCTCTGTTCGTCGAAAAGTTCCATGCTCGGAACGGACACGACGCGGATTTTCAGCTCCGGGCACGCCTCGGCGGCTTCCAGTGCCAGGTGCACTTCCGAGCCGGAGGCCAGGATCAGCATCTGGGGAGCTGCATCTTCAGGGTCGCGGACAACGTATGCGCCCTTGCTCACGTGTTCTTCCAGCGGGTTCGGCAGGTCGAGCACGGGGAGGCCCTGGCGGGTGAAGATCAGCACGGAGGGCCGTGATTTCTGTTTCAGGGCCACCGCCATGCAGGCCGCGCTTTCGCGGGCGTCGGCGGGGCGCAGCACCAGAAGGTTCGGGATGAGACGCAGGGAGCTGACATGCTCGATGGGCTGATGGGTCGGGCCGTCCTCGCCGACGAAAAAGGAATCGTGGGTGAAGACGTGCAGGACCGGCAGATGCTGCAGCGCAGACATGCGGATGGCGTTTCTTTCATAATCCGAGAAGACGAGGAAGGTCGCACCGAAGGGAACGATGCCGCCGTGCAGGGACATGCCGTTCAGGATCG
Above is a genomic segment from Desulfomicrobium macestii containing:
- a CDS encoding TolC family outer membrane protein, whose translation is MVVVFLIPALSPAQLLVVQERSTGIEPLGAPGVESVLMNVSQGGDSLKASIQSAMDSNPKFLSQKHAYSISHDAYRESYGALLPQLDFMARGGYGLRRNDTTIAREADGQGEEWSDEQRLVLSQLLFDGGLTRSRVEADKLYSESKKEELFNTAEDVGLSATQYFLDVIRARGLVELCVRNIEEHEKLLDLTRIRLGSGGGTQADVTQAEAALQEARSRLIQANQALDDAEAGYARFFGDKPGVLSMPEPPLLAIPQSEAIAISMARDGNRALKAARLAVQQKELEIKSAKGAYMPKLHAKVSAARSDNTGGYEASYHDASAMLEMNLNLYRGGSDAASIRKSKNEKLRAEQDALDVERQVEEDVRTAYSFYKATGKLLPVLRNLTNENAQVVSSYTDQFRMGQRTLVDLVSAQKSLFSSQQVYLNGMTAHTFSYYRLCMPVSQLMSALGVDLKVKDLGEAK
- a CDS encoding YeeE/YedE thiosulfate transporter family protein, with the translated sequence MKKKDSGGWNPYLAGALVGVLAILSAYATTVWLGKTSYLGASTTFVRGAGVIEQQIAPEHVQANEYFVKQKVKIDWQFMLVLGIFAGAFIASCTDKSFKLESVPPTWEKHFGPSVGKRAVWAFLGGIVAMMGARMASGCPSGHGLSGMMQLSVSAFVALGMFFGVGIIVAGFIYGRRSR
- a CDS encoding DUF6691 family protein → MSTDQILGLVTGILFGFLLQKGRVLRFEKQVGAMLLKDMTILKFMLSAIIVGMVGIALMSSAGMITLGHKSMNVGAVLVGGALFGAGWAVMGYCPGTSMGALGEGRWHAIFAIAGMLAGAAIYAELYPFFQRTVLSWADYGKIGLPEALGVSPWVVIIVFICVVLGLFRWFESRGL
- the glpX gene encoding class II fructose-bisphosphatase; this encodes MEAPQRNLAMDLVRVTEAAALASARWLGKGAKNEGDGAAVDAMRLSFNTLDIDGRIVIGEGEKDEAPMLYNGEHIGTGRGAAVDVAVDPVEGTNLLAYGRPNAIAVVGLAPAGTMFNPGPSYYMKKLVVPAPAKGVVDMNAPVAHNLEATARALGKKVEDLVIFVLDKPRHKDLIAQIRTAGARIQLHTDGDVAGALMAVDPSSNVDMMFGTGGTPEGVLAACAIKALGGEILAQFDPQSESERKNVLEFGLDLNQVLTTDTLIRDDNVFFAATGISGGTFLGGVSYTGTGATTHSLVLRGKTGTIRRITSTHQWDKLMRFSSIKY